In Vitis vinifera cultivar Pinot Noir 40024 chromosome 11, ASM3070453v1, a genomic segment contains:
- the LOC100253606 gene encoding TORTIFOLIA1-like protein 2: MKTHTHLKAKGTTRVNTQQVIFELKHRVVLALNKLADRDTYQIGVDELEKMVECLTPEGVAPFLSCILDTDSELKSAVRKECIRMMGMVASFHGGIIGPHLGKMMASIVKRLKDSDSVVRDACVETVGMLASKLSNGEGESDAVFVTLVKPLFEALGEQNKQVQSGSALCLARIIDNTNDPPISILQRMLTRIIKLLKNPHFMAKPAVIELNRSIIQAGGAPTQNVLSAAITSIQEALKNSDWTTRKAASVALGEIVSSGGSFLGSFKASCICSLESCRFDKVKPVRDTVLHALQYWRSLPGPDTPEPSEAGSSIKENFCGGDYSDLTSASDSGWKDAMLKKVATDTIKMRRIPLSVRKTCQNYVENPQHSKANDWNIEIAVSKAHNVSLTDVHNEESEGSSVTKTLERTSADVKSMQDIGYEYGTINDKQECSSASNVVDNFETKFVTVSDDFEGGRNLMGTNQRFKAEEISSEEQIFLAKVQDRRSLDSTVTELSSQPVRGCCLQTANEMVSIRKQLLEIENKQSSLMDLLQVFTTRTMDSLSMIQSKVLGLEHVVDRLAQDLVHGVKYSDLAGTKLLRKGQNVASPRLSTCTPRPSIDLPNKQATLTSMKNTEIWEERTFSRSRSINSAKQDMEIWTDTTAKINRNSVRKGIQNNSVKGTQNMACIQTRKTDAVFLPASIGNTKQNGSECKNSLWHCVKGFLCEGDIESAYVEALCSGDELVLVELLDRTGPVLECLSHKTVNDILCILASYFLEQRFMNSVIPWLQQVVDLSTIHGPNYLVLSAKARREFLSAVEEAVNMEFPNPAERRSVTQLAMKLHQLWGKCSR; the protein is encoded by the exons ATGAAGACACATACACATTTAAAAGCCAAAGGCACGACTAGGGTAAACACCCAGCAGGTTATTTTTGAGCTTAAACATCGGGTGGTACTAGCTTTAAATAAGCTTGCAGACAGGGATACTTACCAAATCGGGGTTGATGAGCTTGAAAAAATGGTTGAGTGTTTAACTCCTGAGGGTGTTGCCCCATTTCTGTCTTGCATATTGGATACTGATTCTGAGCTGAAGAGTGCAGTCCGAAAAGAATGTATCCGAATGATGGGTATGGTTGCAAGCTTCCATGGGGGTATTATTGGGCCACATCTTGGGAAAATGATGGCTAGTATTGTTAAGCGGCTCAAGGACTCAGACTCCGTTGTGAGGGATGCTTGTGTGGAAACAGTAGGCATGTTGGCTTCAAAATTAAGCAATGGTGAGGGTGAAAGTGATGCAGTCTTTGTGACGTTAGTGAAGCCTCTTTTTGAGGCCCTGGGCGAACAAAACAAGCAGGTGCAGTCAGGTTCAGCATTGTGTTTGGCTAGGATCATTGACAATACCAATGATCCTCCAATTTCAATCCTGCAGCGGATGTTGACTCGAATAATTAAGCTGCTTAAAAACCCACATTTTATGGCAAAACCAGCCGTCATTGAGTTAAACAGAAGTATTATTCAG GCAGGAGGTGCTCCAACACAAAATGTTTTATCTGCTGCAATTACAAGCATCCAAGAGGCTTTAAAAAACAGTGACTGGACAACACGCAAAGCTGCTTCTGTAGCACTAGGGGAAATTGTTTCAAGTGGTGGATCATTCTTGGGATCTTTCAAGGCTTCCTGCATTTGTTCTCTTGAATCATGTCGTTTTGACAAG GTGAAACCAGTTAGGGACACGGTACTGCATGCCCTACAGTACTGGAGAAGTCTTCCAGGGCCTGATACTCCTGAACCTTCAGAAGCTGGATCTTCTATCAAAG AAAACTTCTGCGGAGGTGACTACAGTGATCTCACTAGTGCCAGCGACTCTGGATGGAAAGATGCCATGCTAAAGAAAGTTGCTACTGACACAATCAAGATGAGAAGGATTCCTCTGTCTGTCAGAAAAACATGTCAAAATTATGTGGAAAACCCACAGCATTCCAAAGCAAATGATTGGAATATTGAAATTGCTGTTTCAAAGGCCCATAATGTTTCTTTAACTGATGTTCATAATGAGGAGTCTGAGGGCAGTTCTGTTACTAAGACATTAGAAAGAACAAGTGCTGATGTTAAAAGTATGCAAGATATAGGGTATGAATATGGGACCATAAATGACAAACAAGAGTGTTCTTCTGCATCCAATGTTGTCGATAATTTTGAGACAAAATTTGTCACAGTTTCTGATGACTTTGAGGGTGGTAGAAACCTGATGGGAACAAATCAGCGGTTTAAAGCTGAAGAGATTAGCAGTGAAGAACAAATATTCTTGGCAAAGGTGCAGGATCGTAGGAGTCTTGATTCTACAGTCACTGAGCTGAGTTCGCAACCAGTGCGTGGATGTTGTTTGCAAACAGCCAATGAAATGGTTTCCATTCGAAAGCAGCTTTTGGAGATTGAAAACAAGcagtcaagcttgatggatctTTTACAG GTGTTTACAACCAGAACGATGGATAGCTTGTCTATGATACAATCAAAAGTGCTAGGTCTAGAACATGTTGTAGACAGATTAGCACAAGACCTTGTCCATGGGGTGAAATATTCTGATCTGGCAGGCACCAAGCTTTTGAGGAAGGGCCAAAATGTTGCTTCTCCTAGGCTCTCTACGTGCACTCCCAGACCATCTATAGATTTGCCTAATAAACAAGCTACATTAACATCTATGAAAAATACAGAGATTTGGGAAGAAAGAACATTTTCCAGGAGCAGATCAATCAATTCTGCCAAACAAGATATGGAGATATGGACAGATACTACAGCAAAGATAAACAGAAATTCTGTTCGGAAGGGCATCCAGAATAACTCTGTGAAAGGAACACAGAACATGGCATGCattcaaacaagaaaaaccGATGCTGTCTTCTTGCCAGCTTCTATTGGTAACACCAAGCAAAATGGTTCAGAATGCAAAAATAGCCTGTGGCATTGTGTGAAAGGTTTCCTATGTGAAGGGGACATAGAGTCTGCATATGTGGAAGCTCTCTGTTCTGGTGATGAACTTGTTCTGGTTGAGCTTCTTGATAGAACTGGCCCTGTTCTGGAATGTTTATCACACAAAACTGTCAATGATATTCTGTGTATTTTGGCATCTTACTTCCTCGAACAAAGATTTATGAACTCTGTAATCCCTTGGTTGCAACAG GTGGTGGACCTAAGTACTATCCATGGGCCAAATTACCTTGTTCTCTCTGCAAAAGCAAGGCGAGAATTCCTGTCTGCAGTTGAGGAGGCTGTTAACATGGAATTTCCTAATCCTGCTGAGAGAAGATCTGTCACACAGCTAGCTATGAAACTGCACCAACTTTGGG GAAAATGCTCTAGATGA
- the LOC100255419 gene encoding probable serine/threonine-protein kinase PBL17: MGICFSSQEHRSSINYNPVEVGHVPATSPTKENKEAATSPRKPASDGRETATSIHVVPKNVKDLRQNPGYWNVDVFTYEEMRLATKLFRPDQILGEGGFGIVYKGVIDENVKPGYKTTQVAIKELNPEGFQGDREWLAEVNYLGQLSHPNLVKLIGFCCEDDHRLLVYEYMACGSLEKHLFRRVCATLTWSTRMKIALDAAKGLAFLHGAERSIIYRDFKTSNILLDANFRAKLSDFGLAKDGPMGDQTHVSTRVMGTYGYAAPEYVMTGHLTARSDVYGFGVVLLELLIGRRAMDKSRPSREHNLVEWARPLLNHNKKLLRILDPRMEGQYSTKMALKVANLAYQCLSQNPKGRPVMSQVVEILETIATQSENQEEAMLQSGGSSCVTLYEVPKDTHSNPDKKQKPTNMDGEKGETHQKRKPSNGRSKSEPPNEGGLCSPFVDSESDEKPVSPRS, encoded by the exons ATGGGGATTTGTTTTAGTTCTCAAGAACACCGTTCGTCTATTAATTATAATCCAG TTGAAGTAGGCCATGTTCCTGCTACATCAcccaccaaagaaaacaaagaggcAGCTACTTCTCCAAGAAAACCAGCGTCAGATGGCAGGGAAACTGCAACCAGCATTCATGTGGTTCCCAAAAATGTAAAGGATCTGCGCCAGAATCCTGGATATTGGAATGTTGATGTCTTCACATATGAAGAGATGAGATTGGCCACAAAGCTTTTCCGACCAGATCAGATACTTGGGGAGGGTGGATTTGGAATTGTCTATAAAGGAGTGATAGATGAGAATGTAAAGCCAGGTTACAAGACAACACAAGTGGCCATTAAGGAGCTTAATCCAGAAGGTTTTCAAGGCGATAGAGAATGGCTG GCGGAAGTCAACTACTTAGGGCAGCTCAGTCACCCAAATCTCGTGAAGCTCATTGGATTCTGCTGTGAAGATGACCATAGGCTGTTGGTCTATGAATATATGGCATGCGGAAGCCTGGAAAAACACCTATTTCGCA GGGTGTGTGCTACACTGACTTGGTCAACAAGAATGAAGATTGCTTTAGATGCAGCAAAAGGTCttgcttttcttcatggtgcagAAAGGTCTATCATATACCGAGATTTCaagacatcaaatatcttgcTAGATGCG AATTTTAGAGCAAAACTTTCAGACTTTGGGCTTGCAAAGGATGGACCTATGGGAGACCAGACCCATGTGTCAACACGTGTGATGGGCACATATGGATATGCAGCTCCTGAGTATGTAATGACTG GGCATTTAACGGCTCGAAGTGATGTTTATGGTTTTGGAGTGGTGCTGCTTGAGCTGCTCATTGGAAGGAGGGCCATGGACAAGAGCAGGCCCAGTCGAGAGCACAACCTAGTTGAATGGGCACGCCCACTCTTGAACCATAATAAGAAGCTACTGAGGATCTTAGATCCAAGAATGGAGGGGCAATACTCAACCAAAATGGCACTGAAGGTTGCCAATTTGGCATATCAATGCCTCAGTCAAAACCCAAAAGGAAGGCCTGTTATGAGCCAGGTAGTTGAAATACTTGAAACTATTGCCACACAATCAGAAAATCAGGAAGAGGCCATGCTTCAAAGTGGAGGCAGCAGCTGTGTAACCCTTTATGAAGTTCCAAAGGACACCCATAGCAACCCAGATAAGAAGCAAAAGCCAACTAATATGGATGGTGAAAAAGGTGAGACTCATCAAAAGAGAAAACCATCAAATGGAAGGAGCAAGAGTGAGCCTCCCAATGAAGGTGGTCTCTGCAGTCCATTTGTAGATTCTGAATCCGATGAGAAACCAGTTTCCCCCAGAAGTTGA